The DNA segment CTGATATCGTTCCTGATCGCGAAATCCGCGGTATGCCTCAGTACATCCGGGGTGTCGCCATCTGCGCCGAAGACGAACATTCCGTGGGCGCGGATACCGTACTCCTTGAGGATGCGTATGGCGTCGACGATCTGCTCCACACTCTGCTTCTTGTTGTACTCGTCCAGCGTGGCCTGATTCACCGACTCGAGGCCCAGATAGAGCATGTGGCAGTTCGTGCGGAGCATCAGTTCGAGCAGTTCGCGATCCCGCACGATCTCGGTGGCGCGCACCTGTGCGGTCCACGCGCGAGGCACCACATCCGCGCGGATCATATTCTCCAGCAGCTGCTTGGTGCGCTTGTTGTAGGCATTGAAGTTGTCGTCATAAAAGAAGACGGAGCTGATCCGGTTCAGGTGGAGCTGCTTCATTTCGCTGATGACGCTCTGTGGATCCGCCGGATCGATGGAGCGGTAGCGCATTTTCTGGCTGAACATCTCGATCACCGAGCAGAAGGTGCAGTCGAACGGGCAGCCGCGCGAGGTGACGATGGGCGCCACCTTCATCCGCTCCCGGCCCACGATGGAGGTGAGTTCGGGGAAGGGCAGGCTGTCGATATCCTGGACACTCTTGCTGGCGTCGATTCGCTCGCTGAAGCTGGTGCGGAGCGTGGTGCCGAGCACGCGCTCCGGCGGTTCGCCATCTTCCCAGGCCTGAAGGAGCGGCACGATGAGGTGCTCGGCCTCGCCCTGAATCACGTGATCGCAGACGGGCTGCTGGATACCCCAGCGCGCGCAGAACTCGCCGTCGAAGGGCTCTTCGGGCATGAAGGTGACGTGAACACCGCCGATGGCGACCACCGCCTTCGGATTTCGCTGCTTGACGAGCGCGCCGAGCTTGTAGGCGGCCATCGCGGTTGAGGTCGTTGTGGATATCCCGACAAAGTCGGCAGAGCAGACATCCTCGACATTGACCGGCGCGAGATCCTCACAGTAGATGGTGATATCGGTGTAGCCGGCCCGGCGGAGTATCGCCGCCAGCTGCGGAAGGCCGAGGCGCGGCAGGGCGACACGGCTGTAGACGTGGTAGCCCGGCGCCCGGGGCTCTACCAGTACGATTTTGCTGAATCTCTTCACAAGGAAGTCTCCTGGCTTCTTGTCGCTCCACGGTTGACGACAGGCGTGGGCGGCTTGCAGCAGTCGGTCAGGTTATGCATCGGGCTGCACGGCCCGAAGCTCGGCTGCCGTCGTCTCGGGCAGCGTATCGTTGATAAAGGCGCCGGCGCCGGCCTCCGAGCCGGCCAGGTATTTGAGCTTGCGCGGCGTGCGGTACGGCGGATAGATCTCTACGTGAAACCGGTACCACGGTGTGCTTTCGCCATCCGTGGGACGCTGGTGCATCAGCATGATGTAGGGCATCGAGCGGTTCCAGAGGAGATTGAGCCGCAGGGTGGCCTCCTTGAGGATAGCGGCCAGCGCGGCTCGTTCCGCCGGCGTGAACTCCGTGATGGCGCTTCGCGGCGCCGTGGGGGTGATATGCAGTTCATAGGGATAGCGCGCATAGAACGGCACCACGGCCGCAAAGTGCTCGTTCTGCGTCACAATGCGCCGGCCATCTTCAAGTTCCTGCTTCAGAAGATCGCCGAGCAGATCGCCACCGGTCTGCTGAAAGTAGTCTCGTGCCGACGCCAGCTCGCGGGCAGGCGTGGGTGGCACGAAGGGATAGGCGTAGATCTGCCCGTGCGGATGCTGAAGCGTTACGCCGATCTCTTTTCCCTTGTTCTCGAAGATGTAGACGTACCGGACGCCGGGCCGGTTTCCAAGCTCATGAAACCGGTGCGCCCACACCTCCACCAGCTCCCGGATTCGTGTTACGGGCAGCGTGGCGAACTCGGCGTCGTAGTCCGGCGTGTAGCAGATCACCTCGCAGGCCCCGTCGGCGGGACGCACGGGTGCCAGCACACTGCCGCAGACGGCCGGCTCGGGAGGTGACTCCCGCAGGGAGGGAAAGCGGTTCTCAAACACCACAATCTCGTAATCCGGCGCCGGGATTTCGGTGGGTACGCCTCCGGGCGCCGTTGGCGCTAGCGGGTCGTAATCCTTGGGAGGCAGAAAGGTGCGCTCCTGCCGGTGTGTGGCCGTTATCACCCACTCCTGCAGAAGCGGGTGCCAGCGCAGCTCAGACATCGGGCTCCGCCTGCGGTTCATCGGCAGCCGAGTCGAATGCTGCCCGCTGGGCGGGAGTGGCCGTGGCTGGAAAGTGAAAGTAGATCAGCCGGCGTCCGTCGCATTTCCGCACCGGCTTAACGCGCATCTCGACGGCGCTCGCATCGTCGTGCTCTGTGCGCTGCTCGTCCGCCCTGTCGTGTGCCACCGAGCCTCCCTCGTTCCCCAGCGCGCCGCCGGCCGATCGCGCAGACCACAAACAGAGTACATCAAAACCGCGGCATGGTAACCTGCCGGTTCACGACAGGAGACGGCCGGTGTCCGACGCGGGACACGATCCCGGCGCGGTTTGCGCGAACCGGCGCCGGCGGCTGGCGCCACATTCAGCCGTCCTGGCGTCGAGCCGGCGGGCACTTTGCGAAACCGGTGCTTTGCTCCTCAACGTCGAAAGACGGTAGACTGACCTTGCCGCCGGCCGCCACGCAGCCGCCGCCGGCGAAAGGGCCTCTCGATGCGGTTTTCTATTGCTTTCAGGAACGGTTTCACGGCTCTGGCGGCCAGCACGGTGCTTGCCGCATTCAGCCTCGGGGTACCCGTCGCGGCGGCCGACGGCGGGTTTGCCACGGCGACATGGCGCGACCTTGCGGGTCATAACTACACAGCCGCTGAATGTCGCCGGCATCCCGCCACCGTCTTCTTCTTTATCTCCACGCAGTGCCCGATCAGCAACCTCTACATTCCGCGCATCCGGCAGCTTTCGTCCACGTGGCGTCGCCGGGGCGTGCAGAGCTTTGTCGTCGATTCGAATATCGACGATTCGGCGGCGGCGCTTGGCAAATACGCCCGGCAGCGGCAGATCGCCGCGCCGGTGGTGAAGGATCGCGGTACCCGGCTGGCCGATATGCTGCACGCTTCCGCCACGCCGGAAGCCGTGGTGGTCGACTCCGCGGGTGCGATCCGGTACATCGGACGGATCGATGACAACACCGATCCGGCGCAGGTGAGCCAGCGCTGGCTCTCCGACGCCGTTGGCGACCTGCTGTCGGGAACCGCGGTGCGTGTGACGCGCACCCTGGCGCTCGGATGCGCCATCTTCCATCCTGCCGCCGCCTCGGCGGCCGAGCGTGCCGCGCTGGCTCGTGGCGGAGCCATACCGACCTACTCCGGCCAGGTCGCGCAGATTCTCGACGACAAGTGCGCCCTCTGCCACCGCCCGGGCGAGTCGGCGCCATTTTCACTGACCGACTATGTGGAGGCTCGCACCTGGGCGCAGCAGATCAAGAGTTATACGCAGCAGGACGTGATGCCGCCATGGAAGCCGACTCCGGGCTGGGGCGTGTTCCGGGATGCGCGCGGGCTCACCGATCGGCAGAAGGCGATTCTGGCGCGCTGGGCCGACAGCGGCGCTCCACTTGGTTCAGCCTCTGCCGTTCCGCCACTGCCACACTATCCGTCGCCGACGGCCTGGACGCTCGGCGTGCCTTCGGTAGTGTTGAAGCCATCCGCGCCATACCATCTTGCGGCCGACGGCAAGGATGTGTACCGCAACTTTGTGCTGCCAATGCAATTTCCGCATGACGTCTATCTATCCGGAGTGGCGTTTCAACCGCAGAACCGCGCCGTGGTGCATCACATTCTGCTCTACGTGGATCCCAGCGGCGCCGCTGTGCAGCTGGATGGCCACGGCCGGCAGCCAGGCTACACCGTGGATGGCCTTGGCATCGGGGTTTACGACGCACAGTGGGCCGATGTGTGGGTTCCGGGCAGTTCAGCCCGCATGCTGCCGCCGGGCGTGGCGATCCGGATACCCAAAGGCTCCGTGCTGGTGATGCAGGTTCATTACCACAAAGATGGTCGCCCAGAGACCGAT comes from the Armatimonadota bacterium genome and includes:
- a CDS encoding B12-binding domain-containing radical SAM protein, which codes for MKRFSKIVLVEPRAPGYHVYSRVALPRLGLPQLAAILRRAGYTDITIYCEDLAPVNVEDVCSADFVGISTTTSTAMAAYKLGALVKQRNPKAVVAIGGVHVTFMPEEPFDGEFCARWGIQQPVCDHVIQGEAEHLIVPLLQAWEDGEPPERVLGTTLRTSFSERIDASKSVQDIDSLPFPELTSIVGRERMKVAPIVTSRGCPFDCTFCSVIEMFSQKMRYRSIDPADPQSVISEMKQLHLNRISSVFFYDDNFNAYNKRTKQLLENMIRADVVPRAWTAQVRATEIVRDRELLELMLRTNCHMLYLGLESVNQATLDEYNKKQSVEQIVDAIRILKEYGIRAHGMFVFGADGDTPDVLRHTADFAIRNDISTVQFMILTPLPGTRYFQQLHDQGRIFDYDWNRYDAHHTVYWPKNMSPYELQRETFDAMRRVYRMGRVVRPIFQGNVLSAFFRMYGHNLIRKHDMKTADYLPTLPKTVMPEASWIEAEPVKPVAITVKAKAEGLREPVST
- the galT gene encoding galactose-1-phosphate uridylyltransferase; its protein translation is MSELRWHPLLQEWVITATHRQERTFLPPKDYDPLAPTAPGGVPTEIPAPDYEIVVFENRFPSLRESPPEPAVCGSVLAPVRPADGACEVICYTPDYDAEFATLPVTRIRELVEVWAHRFHELGNRPGVRYVYIFENKGKEIGVTLQHPHGQIYAYPFVPPTPARELASARDYFQQTGGDLLGDLLKQELEDGRRIVTQNEHFAAVVPFYARYPYELHITPTAPRSAITEFTPAERAALAAILKEATLRLNLLWNRSMPYIMLMHQRPTDGESTPWYRFHVEIYPPYRTPRKLKYLAGSEAGAGAFINDTLPETTAAELRAVQPDA
- a CDS encoding redoxin domain-containing protein, whose product is MRFSIAFRNGFTALAASTVLAAFSLGVPVAAADGGFATATWRDLAGHNYTAAECRRHPATVFFFISTQCPISNLYIPRIRQLSSTWRRRGVQSFVVDSNIDDSAAALGKYARQRQIAAPVVKDRGTRLADMLHASATPEAVVVDSAGAIRYIGRIDDNTDPAQVSQRWLSDAVGDLLSGTAVRVTRTLALGCAIFHPAAASAAERAALARGGAIPTYSGQVAQILDDKCALCHRPGESAPFSLTDYVEARTWAQQIKSYTQQDVMPPWKPTPGWGVFRDARGLTDRQKAILARWADSGAPLGSASAVPPLPHYPSPTAWTLGVPSVVLKPSAPYHLAADGKDVYRNFVLPMQFPHDVYLSGVAFQPQNRAVVHHILLYVDPSGAAVQLDGHGRQPGYTVDGLGIGVYDAQWADVWVPGSSARMLPPGVAIRIPKGSVLVMQVHYHKDGRPETDRSQVALYLSHGPVRQVVHVDALGQFMLHLPPGNPHEVVNAEQTLPVAVHILSLFPHMHMLGKSMKVWATLPGGATERLIAIADWDFNWQATYYLQHEAALPAGTVLHMQAVFDNTANNPRQPSHPPKLVHFGEQTTDEMDFCFIGLTVDGENVARSGIAAAPGAGATAAP